From Haloarcula hispanica ATCC 33960, the proteins below share one genomic window:
- a CDS encoding DUF420 domain-containing protein translates to MAVADTLQSRARARPRLVTAVVSVVGYALVFGAFGGVLPLPEFSNDTVILLGDAIAVVNSIALLAIVAGVYFIKNDQVQKHRAAMLTAFTLIMVFLALYILKVGGGFEKEIVAEGIVWTAYIVMLAIHILLSAVSVPVVVHAVVLGLTHSPAELRETIHARVGRIAVSAWGLSLFLGLVTYVMLNHIYGWVPR, encoded by the coding sequence ATGGCCGTCGCAGACACACTCCAGTCGCGTGCCCGCGCTCGTCCGCGGCTCGTCACCGCTGTCGTCTCGGTCGTTGGCTACGCGCTCGTGTTCGGCGCGTTCGGTGGCGTATTACCCCTCCCCGAGTTCTCGAACGACACCGTCATCCTGCTGGGTGACGCAATCGCCGTCGTCAACAGTATCGCCTTGCTCGCAATCGTCGCCGGCGTCTACTTCATCAAGAACGACCAAGTACAGAAACACCGCGCAGCGATGCTAACCGCCTTCACCCTCATCATGGTGTTTCTGGCGCTGTATATTCTCAAAGTCGGCGGCGGCTTCGAGAAGGAGATCGTCGCCGAGGGGATCGTCTGGACGGCGTACATCGTGATGCTCGCCATCCACATCCTGCTGTCCGCGGTGTCCGTGCCCGTCGTCGTTCACGCGGTCGTGCTCGGGCTGACACACTCTCCCGCTGAACTCAGGGAGACGATTCACGCTCGCGTGGGCCGCATCGCCGTCTCGGCCTGGGGGCTGAGCCTCTTTCTCGGACTCGTGACCTACGTCATGCTGAACCACATCTACGGCTGGGTCCCCCGATAA
- the pan1 gene encoding proteasome-activating nucleotidase Pan1, with the protein MTDTVDEVDMPYDDDASQQQKIEALQERLEVLESQNEEMRDKLLDANAENNKYQQKLERLTHENKKLKQSPLFVATVQELSSDGVIIKQHGNNQEALTEVTDEMREDLEPDDRVAVNNSLSIVKQLDDETDVRARVMQVDQSPDVTFADIGGIEEQMEEVRETVEMPLKSPEMFEDVGIDPPSGVLLHGPPGTGKTMLAKAVANETDATFIKMAGSELVHKFIGEGAKLVRDLFELARQEEPAVVFIDEIDAIAAKRTESKTSGDAEVQRTMMQLLSEMDGFDDRGDIRIIAATNRFDMLDRAILRPGRFDRLIEVPNPDVEGRKQIFQIHTRSMNVSDDVEFEALAEEITDASGADVKAICTEAGMFAIRDDRTEVTMADFHNAWEKIQQEETDDEDVSRTFA; encoded by the coding sequence ATGACCGACACCGTCGACGAGGTCGATATGCCGTACGACGATGACGCGTCTCAGCAACAGAAGATCGAGGCGCTGCAGGAGCGGCTAGAGGTGCTCGAATCGCAGAACGAGGAGATGCGCGACAAGCTGCTGGACGCGAACGCGGAAAACAACAAGTACCAGCAGAAGCTCGAACGGCTTACGCACGAGAACAAGAAGCTCAAGCAGTCACCGCTGTTTGTCGCGACCGTTCAGGAACTCTCCAGTGACGGCGTGATTATCAAACAGCACGGCAACAACCAGGAGGCCCTGACAGAGGTCACTGACGAGATGCGCGAGGACCTCGAACCCGACGACCGCGTCGCCGTCAACAACTCGCTCTCTATCGTCAAACAGCTCGACGACGAGACCGACGTTCGCGCCCGCGTGATGCAGGTCGACCAGTCGCCGGACGTCACCTTCGCCGACATCGGCGGCATCGAAGAGCAGATGGAGGAGGTCCGCGAGACCGTCGAGATGCCGCTGAAGAGCCCCGAGATGTTCGAAGACGTCGGCATCGACCCGCCGAGCGGCGTCCTGCTGCACGGTCCGCCCGGCACCGGCAAGACGATGCTGGCGAAGGCCGTCGCCAACGAGACCGACGCGACGTTCATCAAGATGGCCGGCTCCGAGCTGGTCCACAAGTTCATCGGCGAGGGCGCAAAGCTCGTCCGCGACCTGTTCGAACTGGCCCGTCAGGAGGAGCCCGCCGTCGTCTTCATCGACGAGATCGACGCCATCGCGGCCAAGCGGACGGAGTCGAAGACCTCCGGCGACGCCGAGGTCCAGCGGACGATGATGCAACTGCTCTCGGAGATGGACGGCTTCGACGACCGCGGCGACATCCGTATCATCGCCGCGACGAACCGCTTCGACATGCTCGACCGCGCCATCCTCCGCCCCGGCCGCTTCGACCGCCTCATCGAAGTCCCGAACCCCGACGTTGAGGGCCGCAAGCAGATCTTCCAGATCCACACCCGCAGCATGAACGTCTCCGACGACGTGGAGTTCGAGGCACTGGCCGAGGAGATAACGGACGCCTCTGGTGCGGACGTGAAGGCCATCTGTACCGAGGCCGGGATGTTCGCCATCCGCGACGATCGCACCGAGGTCACGATGGCTGACTTCCACAACGCCTGGGAGAAGATCCAGCAGGAGGAGACCGACGACGAGGACGTCTCCCGGACCTTCGCCTGA
- a CDS encoding NAD(P)/FAD-dependent oxidoreductase encodes MPTDREEVIIVGGGVAGLSAAIYTARADLSTRIISTGESILNRNAHLENYPGFPAGINPRLLLELMRAQARRAGVWFIDGEAEQVTETAEGFEVTCTDGESYDATHLIAASWSDPSYLEGLELSLIDRGSKQFISTDEQGRTDIEGLYAAGRLAEQHHQTIVAAGHGAQVGLTLLEDSDIDFYHDWTAPEGYFTGRDRPVPPGCEEIDEEERKEREQESLEVMRRYFEEPMPGEPTMHPSVDQDSD; translated from the coding sequence ATGCCAACCGACCGCGAAGAAGTCATCATCGTGGGCGGGGGCGTCGCCGGACTTTCGGCGGCGATATACACCGCTCGCGCCGACCTGTCGACTCGGATTATCTCGACCGGTGAGTCGATACTGAACCGCAACGCACACCTGGAGAACTACCCCGGATTCCCGGCGGGAATCAACCCCCGGCTCTTGCTCGAACTCATGCGGGCACAGGCGCGGCGCGCCGGCGTCTGGTTCATCGACGGCGAAGCCGAGCAGGTGACGGAAACTGCGGAGGGCTTCGAGGTAACCTGTACCGACGGCGAGTCATACGACGCGACGCACCTCATCGCCGCGTCCTGGTCGGACCCGTCGTATCTGGAGGGGCTGGAACTCTCGCTCATCGACCGCGGGTCGAAGCAGTTCATCTCGACCGACGAGCAGGGCCGGACCGATATCGAGGGGCTGTACGCGGCCGGCCGGCTGGCCGAGCAGCATCACCAGACCATCGTCGCCGCGGGCCACGGCGCACAGGTCGGGCTGACACTGCTAGAGGACTCAGACATCGACTTCTATCACGACTGGACCGCGCCGGAGGGGTATTTCACCGGCCGCGACCGCCCGGTTCCGCCGGGCTGCGAGGAAATCGACGAGGAAGAGCGCAAAGAACGCGAACAGGAGTCACTGGAGGTCATGCGGCGGTACTTCGAAGAACCGATGCCGGGCGAGCCGACGATGCACCCGAGTGTCGACCAGGATTCAGACTGA
- a CDS encoding DUF58 domain-containing protein, which produces MSTRETTQRNVGVSAALVAGGAGIVTGNPAVFMVAAVALVYAAYQAAIGDPEPTLTVERHVEPADPVPGSEVTVTLTLTNDGDATLPDVRVLDGVPERLEVVDGSPRFGTHLEAGASGSVTYTVEARRGDHAFTDVAVVCRNLTGTVEFAEQVAVETTLSCSASVDTVPLSGQTLSQSGRVPTDAGGNGLAFYAIREHQSSDPMNRVDWNRLAKTNELATVEFKETRAATVITLVDSRHPVAGETGTPTAVQFCAYAAQQVGSALLDMDNRVGAAVYDSCETLQPSANRAQEQRLEAFLEGTVNGAATGSSGARGSSLLDTGTRTRRMQSPTGMTDRYGIADGGDAVATLDRSIPSESQVVFCTPLLDDRAADAAKRLAAYGHAVTVVSPDMTTGDSPGSTVERIDRTARLDDLRGRVRVVDWTPAEPLAKALIRATERWA; this is translated from the coding sequence ATGAGCACCCGAGAGACGACACAGCGAAACGTGGGCGTCTCGGCCGCGCTGGTGGCCGGCGGGGCCGGAATCGTCACCGGGAACCCGGCGGTTTTCATGGTCGCGGCAGTGGCGCTGGTGTACGCGGCCTATCAGGCGGCCATCGGCGACCCTGAACCGACGCTCACGGTCGAGCGTCACGTCGAACCGGCCGACCCGGTCCCCGGGTCGGAGGTGACAGTGACGCTGACGCTCACGAACGACGGGGACGCGACCCTGCCCGACGTTCGCGTCCTCGACGGCGTCCCCGAGCGGCTCGAAGTCGTGGACGGCTCCCCGCGCTTTGGTACCCATCTCGAAGCCGGGGCGTCGGGTTCGGTCACCTACACCGTCGAAGCCCGGCGCGGGGACCACGCGTTCACCGACGTAGCGGTCGTCTGCCGGAACCTGACCGGGACCGTCGAGTTCGCCGAGCAGGTCGCCGTCGAGACGACACTCTCGTGCAGTGCCAGCGTGGACACCGTCCCGCTTTCGGGACAGACACTCTCCCAGTCCGGGCGCGTGCCGACGGACGCCGGCGGGAACGGCCTCGCTTTCTACGCCATCCGCGAGCACCAGTCCTCAGACCCGATGAACCGCGTCGACTGGAACCGCCTCGCGAAGACCAACGAGCTGGCGACAGTCGAGTTCAAGGAGACGCGGGCGGCCACCGTCATCACGCTCGTGGATTCCCGACACCCCGTTGCGGGCGAGACGGGCACGCCCACGGCTGTCCAGTTCTGTGCCTACGCGGCCCAGCAGGTCGGCTCGGCGTTGCTGGACATGGACAACCGGGTGGGTGCCGCCGTCTACGACAGTTGTGAGACGCTCCAGCCGTCGGCCAATCGGGCACAGGAACAGCGATTGGAGGCGTTTCTAGAGGGGACTGTGAACGGGGCGGCCACCGGGTCGTCGGGGGCCCGCGGTTCATCGCTGCTCGACACCGGCACCCGAACCCGGCGGATGCAGTCGCCGACCGGGATGACAGACCGGTACGGCATCGCCGACGGCGGCGACGCGGTGGCGACGCTCGACCGCTCGATACCGAGCGAGTCACAGGTCGTGTTCTGTACGCCCCTGCTCGACGACCGGGCGGCCGATGCGGCGAAACGGCTCGCCGCGTACGGGCACGCGGTCACGGTCGTCAGCCCGGACATGACGACCGGGGACAGTCCGGGCAGTACCGTCGAACGAATCGACCGAACGGCCCGCCTCGACGACCTTCGAGGGAGGGTTCGGGTCGTCGACTGGACGCCCGCGGAACCGCTCGCCAAAGCCCTCATTCGCGCAACGGAGCGGTGGGCATGA
- a CDS encoding DUF7269 family protein, whose translation MSDSESRQGETASATIDVSVERPTPGRKFVRHTLLGLVALAGAVFVVTFPSVLPDVGSGTARRLRLGASIGAVVIGLFGLYTVVLTQESDLPPVKGSQPRDPYRDDGTDDEPAELLDELLEPEATQAKSGDMVGDDIDELLAKIDGRVDPYNGLEASYASEVRNRLREAARQVLVETADMSTEAAARDVRTGSWTDDRRAAAFLGGPDAPDPPIEMQLRDWASGEGFDRKVEAAATEIRRLQRGEGA comes from the coding sequence ATGAGCGATTCAGAGTCACGACAAGGTGAGACCGCCAGCGCAACCATCGACGTCAGCGTCGAACGCCCGACGCCGGGGCGCAAGTTCGTCCGGCACACGCTGTTGGGACTCGTCGCACTTGCCGGAGCGGTGTTCGTCGTTACTTTTCCCTCAGTCCTCCCAGATGTCGGCAGCGGGACGGCTAGACGGCTCCGGCTCGGTGCAAGTATCGGAGCCGTCGTAATCGGCCTCTTCGGTCTGTATACTGTCGTGTTGACACAGGAGTCGGACCTCCCGCCAGTGAAAGGGAGCCAGCCGCGTGACCCGTATCGTGACGACGGTACAGACGACGAGCCGGCAGAACTGCTCGACGAACTGCTGGAACCCGAGGCGACACAGGCGAAATCCGGCGATATGGTCGGCGATGATATCGACGAGCTACTCGCGAAGATCGACGGACGTGTCGACCCCTACAACGGCCTCGAAGCGAGCTATGCGTCCGAAGTCAGGAACAGGCTCCGCGAGGCCGCGAGACAGGTGCTGGTCGAAACGGCGGACATGTCGACGGAGGCGGCGGCCCGGGACGTCCGTACTGGCTCGTGGACGGACGACCGCCGGGCGGCCGCCTTCCTCGGCGGCCCGGACGCACCCGACCCGCCAATCGAGATGCAACTACGTGACTGGGCCAGCGGCGAGGGGTTCGACCGGAAAGTCGAAGCGGCGGCGACCGAGATACGACGGCTCCAGCGAGGTGAGGGTGCATGA
- a CDS encoding M48 family metalloprotease has product MRTLTRRMLWTLLLLLAVDIAVVATAAVLLTPWLAPVRDAVAAHLPFGGASARIAWWVAVLAPALVAFVWAQLRYTRAQTMVEVDARIVGPEEYPDLHERVQRLAQLADLTPPRIAVADADVPNSFAIGTLGGATVVVSEGLLATLGGDELDAVLAHELMHVANRDATVMTLASFLPSLTNGEYDPLDDLLPGGSGSRYALGLVALGFAYVCSARVLAAPVGSLSFTLGFLFLFAVTVLFGGVALGVFTAPVVVLGRSLSRAREFAADRSAAQLTGDPAALVEALETLEGNDERPGTDKRTAYAGVRGLCFLPHGFDTAASSDSLSIEARSHPPTAERIERLQSVARSLETGSV; this is encoded by the coding sequence ATGCGGACACTGACTCGCCGGATGCTGTGGACTCTCCTGCTCCTCCTCGCCGTCGACATCGCTGTGGTCGCGACCGCGGCGGTGCTCCTGACACCCTGGCTTGCGCCGGTGCGGGATGCTGTCGCGGCTCACCTCCCGTTCGGTGGGGCGTCGGCACGCATCGCCTGGTGGGTGGCTGTTCTCGCCCCTGCCCTCGTCGCGTTTGTCTGGGCACAGCTGCGATACACCAGAGCCCAGACAATGGTCGAGGTCGACGCTCGCATCGTCGGTCCCGAGGAGTACCCCGACCTCCACGAACGGGTGCAGCGGCTCGCGCAACTGGCCGACCTCACGCCGCCACGGATTGCCGTCGCAGACGCCGACGTGCCAAACAGCTTCGCCATCGGGACGCTCGGCGGCGCGACGGTGGTCGTCAGCGAGGGACTGCTGGCGACGCTCGGAGGTGACGAACTCGACGCGGTGCTGGCCCACGAACTCATGCACGTCGCCAACCGCGACGCGACCGTCATGACGCTGGCCAGTTTCCTCCCGTCGCTGACAAACGGCGAGTACGACCCGCTTGATGACCTCCTCCCCGGCGGGAGCGGGAGTCGCTATGCGCTCGGGCTGGTCGCGCTCGGCTTCGCGTACGTGTGCAGCGCCCGGGTGCTCGCGGCCCCCGTCGGAAGCCTCTCGTTCACGCTTGGTTTCCTGTTCCTGTTCGCGGTGACAGTCCTGTTCGGCGGCGTCGCGCTGGGCGTGTTCACTGCCCCCGTCGTCGTCCTCGGCCGGTCGCTGTCACGCGCTCGGGAGTTCGCCGCCGACCGGAGCGCGGCCCAGTTGACCGGCGACCCCGCCGCGCTCGTCGAGGCGTTAGAGACACTCGAAGGAAATGACGAACGGCCGGGGACCGATAAGCGCACCGCGTACGCGGGCGTCCGCGGACTGTGCTTTCTCCCACACGGGTTCGACACGGCGGCGTCGAGCGATTCCCTGTCTATCGAAGCGCGGTCACACCCGCCGACAGCCGAGCGAATCGAACGGCTGCAGTCAGTTGCACGCTCGCTCGAAACGGGGTCAGTCTGA
- a CDS encoding DUF7519 family protein, translating to MTELDSRPAASSAALAGTVAVLVSLALAVAVVDPILVLTGFVGGLCIAAGVWALRSDTHDRIAGGSVAVVIGAGVFCGTALLATDYWSLVVALGFPLAATLVVIDASSGLVPPTDATDELTAMLDESFVVLVVGICATIVCAVAAAVRLPWVLVRVVAGFSVQPLVGFVTLQVGVLLALLLLDRVTETLESWIPAPTATTDRTLGRLDLLGTSWWDVDRYVKAAVGLQLLVAFVPTAQGLFDRFLDSLPVLGSALRVVLSGPLHLPLVAGLLALLSILVVERLRQWLLQWLGDNPGRLLARQTGSIVLPVVLLLGALVLTAAGVTRRVAPTYTGGGHYGSATVVLLGVLVSVVVLRGLVTVLSELVGAELLSRRVAGFAAGSGLLFVMTLLGAERGLAPILVLVGSAAALLVWDAGAHASSIGHQLGRDAETTDSEFVHVTGTAAVLTGAILLVMLVRYVLIPVAVPTTSAELSLSSVVALGLVLLAIAAFTLALNAHDGGPRTSSDRSGTRNEQPATDGD from the coding sequence ATGACGGAACTCGACAGTCGGCCGGCGGCATCGAGCGCGGCGCTGGCCGGAACAGTCGCGGTGCTCGTCTCGCTCGCCCTTGCCGTCGCTGTCGTGGACCCGATACTAGTCCTGACCGGCTTCGTCGGCGGGCTCTGTATCGCAGCTGGGGTCTGGGCGCTCCGTAGCGATACCCACGACCGCATCGCCGGCGGCAGCGTTGCCGTCGTCATCGGCGCGGGCGTGTTCTGTGGAACCGCGCTGTTGGCGACTGACTACTGGTCGCTCGTCGTGGCGCTCGGGTTCCCGCTGGCCGCCACACTCGTCGTCATCGACGCGAGTAGCGGACTGGTGCCGCCGACCGACGCGACGGACGAACTCACGGCGATGCTCGACGAGAGTTTCGTGGTACTGGTGGTCGGTATCTGCGCCACAATCGTCTGTGCCGTCGCCGCTGCCGTCAGGCTGCCCTGGGTGCTCGTCCGTGTCGTTGCCGGCTTCTCGGTCCAGCCGCTCGTGGGCTTCGTGACGCTACAGGTTGGTGTCCTCCTCGCCCTGTTGTTGCTGGACCGAGTCACGGAGACGCTGGAATCGTGGATTCCGGCACCCACGGCGACGACCGACCGGACGCTCGGGCGACTGGACCTGCTGGGGACGAGCTGGTGGGACGTCGACCGCTACGTCAAAGCCGCCGTGGGCCTGCAGTTGCTCGTGGCGTTTGTCCCGACAGCACAGGGACTGTTCGACCGCTTCCTCGATAGCCTCCCGGTGCTCGGCTCGGCCCTGCGGGTCGTTCTCAGTGGTCCGCTCCACCTCCCCCTTGTAGCCGGACTGCTGGCGTTACTGAGTATCCTCGTCGTCGAACGGCTCCGGCAGTGGCTGCTACAGTGGCTGGGGGACAACCCCGGACGGTTGCTGGCGCGGCAGACCGGCAGTATCGTGCTCCCAGTGGTGCTGCTGCTGGGCGCGCTGGTCCTTACGGCCGCTGGCGTGACCCGGCGGGTAGCACCGACCTATACTGGGGGCGGCCACTACGGCTCGGCGACCGTGGTCCTTCTCGGCGTCTTGGTTTCAGTCGTCGTCCTTCGTGGACTCGTCACGGTGCTGTCCGAACTAGTCGGTGCGGAGTTGCTGTCCCGACGTGTGGCGGGATTCGCGGCCGGGAGCGGACTCCTGTTCGTCATGACGCTGCTCGGAGCGGAGCGCGGACTCGCACCGATACTCGTTCTCGTCGGGAGCGCGGCGGCGCTGCTGGTCTGGGACGCCGGCGCGCACGCCAGCAGTATCGGCCACCAGCTGGGCCGGGACGCCGAAACGACGGACAGCGAGTTCGTCCACGTCACCGGCACTGCGGCCGTCCTCACCGGGGCTATCCTGCTCGTGATGCTCGTCAGGTACGTGCTCATCCCGGTCGCGGTTCCGACCACGTCGGCCGAGCTCTCGCTCAGCTCGGTGGTCGCGCTCGGACTGGTCCTGCTTGCGATAGCCGCCTTCACTCTCGCGCTGAACGCCCACGACGGGGGACCACGTACCAGCAGCGACAGGAGTGGTACGCGAAACGAGCAGCCCGCTACTGACGGCGACTAG
- the coaBC gene encoding bifunctional phosphopantothenoylcysteine decarboxylase/phosphopantothenate--cysteine ligase CoaBC translates to MLTGVNVVLGVSGSIAAVKTVELAHELRRQGASVRAVMTDSATGIVHPWALEFATDNEVVAEITGSVEHVDLCGRSGWGDVLLLAPATANTVGKVAGAIDDTPVTTCATTALGADVPVVVAPAMHEPMYDHPGVLDAIDRVESWGVDFVDPRIEEGKAKIATEEAIVTATARAADDRPLADEHVVVTAGATTESVDPVRTLSNRSSGRTGRAVARACYARGADVTLVHDGPDVPYATVEQVESAAEMTEAVRRVADSADALVSAAAISDYTVEQAPEKIKSGQAELTLTLQPTPKLIDTVRSAHPDLPIVGFKVETEGDDETLIERAREIRERAGLTFVVANDASVMGADETRALLVDADTATEYVGDKEGLGARVADEIGDHLSSRG, encoded by the coding sequence ATGCTGACCGGAGTCAACGTCGTCCTGGGGGTGTCGGGGTCTATCGCGGCCGTCAAGACGGTGGAGCTCGCACACGAACTCCGACGACAGGGGGCGTCCGTCCGGGCCGTGATGACCGACAGCGCGACGGGCATCGTCCACCCGTGGGCACTCGAGTTCGCCACGGACAACGAGGTTGTTGCCGAAATCACGGGCAGTGTCGAGCACGTCGACCTCTGCGGGCGCTCGGGCTGGGGGGATGTGCTCTTGCTCGCACCGGCGACGGCAAACACCGTCGGGAAGGTTGCGGGAGCCATCGACGACACACCTGTGACGACGTGTGCGACGACCGCTCTCGGCGCGGACGTGCCGGTCGTCGTCGCGCCGGCGATGCACGAACCGATGTACGACCACCCCGGCGTGCTGGACGCCATCGACCGCGTCGAGTCCTGGGGGGTCGACTTCGTGGACCCGCGGATCGAGGAAGGGAAAGCCAAGATTGCAACGGAGGAGGCCATCGTCACGGCGACTGCACGGGCCGCGGACGACCGGCCGCTTGCAGACGAACACGTCGTCGTGACCGCAGGTGCGACCACGGAGTCAGTCGACCCGGTGCGGACGCTCTCGAACCGCTCCTCGGGGCGGACCGGCCGGGCAGTCGCACGGGCCTGTTACGCCCGCGGGGCCGACGTGACGCTCGTCCACGACGGGCCAGACGTGCCGTACGCCACCGTCGAGCAGGTCGAATCAGCCGCGGAGATGACCGAGGCCGTTCGTCGGGTCGCCGACTCGGCCGACGCGCTGGTCTCGGCGGCCGCCATCTCGGATTACACCGTCGAGCAGGCACCGGAGAAAATCAAGAGCGGACAGGCGGAACTGACGCTGACGCTGCAACCGACGCCGAAGCTCATCGACACCGTTCGGTCGGCCCACCCCGACCTCCCTATCGTCGGGTTCAAGGTCGAAACGGAGGGTGACGACGAGACGCTGATCGAGCGCGCCCGCGAGATACGCGAGCGGGCCGGGCTGACTTTCGTGGTCGCCAACGACGCGAGCGTGATGGGGGCCGACGAGACGCGCGCCCTGCTCGTCGACGCGGACACGGCCACGGAGTACGTTGGGGACAAGGAGGGACTCGGCGCTCGTGTCGCTGACGAAATCGGTGACCATCTGTCCAGTCGTGGCTGA
- a CDS encoding DUF4129 domain-containing protein, whose product MSTKLVRAALALLCAVAVLFGTALFPGALGVEFESSGPLDSRASEPVTPDGTAPDDVDSGPTPVATSDGAETTPRTSDEPAATATPTPTETATATPVAGEGEDSGSPVLVKLIGLALIGGFGAVAVGVIRAASDPERDGSTDAGLLLHPLLDRLAGTVVSAVSNGAVGRTIGRIPKVTTAALLSGSSALSRVGAGISAVSGGVLTGLATGIGSVGTMSLRGVAGLPSALGSLSVAPFRALRGFGGTGGFLASVRSGVDSPPLFGSSDSEQRQSTATESTAEADDGPDIDSLSIQEAWALLADRVSVSDPETATPGEYARRAIDSGLPAEPVRRLTTLFREVEYGGRSATGARAESARNALRQLLGGGDD is encoded by the coding sequence GTGTCAACAAAGCTGGTTCGTGCCGCCCTCGCCCTCCTCTGTGCGGTCGCTGTCCTGTTCGGCACGGCGCTGTTTCCCGGCGCGCTCGGCGTCGAGTTCGAGTCGAGCGGTCCCCTCGACAGCCGAGCGAGCGAGCCGGTCACGCCCGACGGAACAGCACCCGACGACGTCGACAGTGGGCCGACGCCGGTAGCGACGAGCGATGGGGCAGAGACGACGCCGAGGACGAGCGACGAGCCGGCAGCGACAGCGACGCCAACACCGACGGAGACGGCGACAGCGACGCCGGTAGCCGGTGAAGGCGAAGACAGCGGGTCCCCAGTTCTGGTGAAACTGATCGGGCTGGCGCTTATCGGCGGGTTCGGCGCCGTCGCGGTCGGTGTCATCCGGGCGGCATCAGACCCGGAACGCGACGGGTCGACAGACGCCGGACTACTCCTGCATCCGCTCCTCGACAGATTGGCCGGGACAGTCGTCTCGGCGGTTTCGAACGGCGCGGTTGGGCGGACCATCGGCCGGATTCCGAAGGTAACGACCGCCGCGCTGCTCTCGGGGTCGTCGGCGCTCTCACGAGTCGGGGCCGGTATCAGCGCCGTCTCCGGCGGTGTCCTGACCGGATTGGCGACGGGAATCGGGTCGGTCGGCACGATGTCACTGCGAGGGGTCGCCGGCCTGCCGAGTGCGCTCGGGTCGCTCTCGGTCGCGCCGTTCAGAGCCCTCAGGGGCTTCGGTGGGACCGGCGGCTTCCTCGCCTCAGTCCGAAGTGGCGTCGATAGCCCGCCGCTGTTTGGTTCGTCGGACTCGGAGCAGCGGCAGTCGACGGCCACCGAATCGACGGCAGAGGCGGACGACGGCCCGGACATCGATAGCCTGTCCATCCAAGAGGCCTGGGCACTACTGGCCGACCGCGTCTCCGTGTCGGACCCCGAGACGGCGACGCCCGGCGAGTACGCCCGCCGGGCTATCGACAGCGGACTTCCGGCAGAGCCCGTTCGACGGCTAACAACCCTCTTCCGCGAGGTCGAGTACGGCGGGCGGTCGGCGACCGGTGCCCGAGCCGAATCGGCCCGAAACGCCCTCAGACAGCTCCTCGGCGGAGGTGACGACTGA